Proteins encoded by one window of Salicibibacter halophilus:
- the nadD gene encoding nicotinate (nicotinamide) nucleotide adenylyltransferase produces MQKRRRSSLFSSGKNGVNPNLVAQVRDALEARELVKVTILQNCPEDKKQVAQKLSERSQSALVQVIGFTIILFKPAKEIQSTRCQSLRGFYGEKNRDIGRTFDPPHLAHLMIAQESMDACNLNEVWFIPTSIPPHKKNEDMASAEERVEMTRLAINNRDPFKLCTIELDREGPSYTLDTINILKRKYPNDEFYFIIGSDMAVSLHTWNGIEELKKSVTFIVTTRPNYTVGSPFEESLLR; encoded by the coding sequence GTGCAGAAGCGCAGGCGCTCAAGCCTATTTTCAAGTGGCAAAAACGGTGTCAATCCAAACTTGGTCGCGCAAGTCCGCGATGCATTGGAAGCGCGTGAGTTGGTAAAGGTCACGATATTGCAAAATTGCCCGGAAGATAAAAAACAAGTCGCTCAAAAATTATCGGAACGAAGCCAGTCTGCGCTCGTACAAGTCATCGGGTTTACGATTATCTTGTTCAAGCCGGCAAAAGAAATTCAAAGTACACGTTGCCAAAGCTTGAGGGGTTTCTATGGGGAGAAAAATCGGGATATTGGGAGGACATTCGATCCGCCGCATTTGGCTCATTTAATGATCGCCCAAGAATCCATGGATGCGTGTAATTTGAATGAGGTTTGGTTTATACCGACAAGTATTCCTCCGCATAAGAAAAATGAAGATATGGCAAGTGCGGAAGAGCGGGTCGAGATGACAAGGCTCGCGATCAACAATAGAGACCCATTCAAATTGTGTACGATTGAATTGGACCGGGAAGGTCCATCGTATACGCTGGATACGATTAATATTTTGAAACGTAAATACCCCAATGATGAATTTTACTTTATCATCGGTAGTGACATGGCTGTCAGCTTGCATACGTGGAACGGAATCGAGGAATTAAAAAAGAGCGTCACGTTTATCGTGACGACACGCCCGAATTATACCGTTGGCTCCCCATTTGAAGAGAGTTTATTAAGGTGA
- a CDS encoding shikimate dehydrogenase family protein, protein MENYAVIGHPISHSKSPLIHNRHFETVGRKAIYTSYDVPSRQLGAAVEAFRTLDVKGFNVTVPHKVDIIPFLDVVDEEALKIGRSTR, encoded by the coding sequence ATGGAAAACTATGCAGTGATCGGCCATCCGATCAGCCATTCAAAATCTCCGCTTATTCACAATCGCCACTTTGAAACGGTGGGGAGAAAAGCCATTTATACGAGTTACGATGTGCCTTCCCGACAGCTTGGCGCTGCCGTTGAAGCATTTCGAACGTTGGATGTGAAGGGTTTTAACGTTACCGTCCCCCATAAAGTGGATATCATCCCTTTTTTGGACGTCGTGGATGAAGAAGCATTGAAAATAGGGCGGTCAACACGGTAG
- a CDS encoding shikimate dehydrogenase family protein, with protein sequence MTGSSLTQMRVLVIGAGGAARAVSTVLARHGVEQLAITNRTTARAAELKENLARYINVDVLDKPSARRLLSSFDLVINTTSLGMNEADALPMDIEDMKRDVYLSDLIYNPLQTRWLEIGQPKAKAIQNGLSMFIEQAALAYEIWTEKRADRVFMSRMIREEMEQNETKQ encoded by the coding sequence ATGACTGGCTCTAGCCTTACGCAAATGCGCGTGCTCGTAATCGGGGCGGGAGGTGCAGCACGGGCAGTGTCCACTGTGTTGGCCAGACACGGCGTCGAACAACTGGCCATCACGAATCGCACAACTGCACGCGCTGCCGAATTGAAAGAAAATCTTGCCCGGTATATTAATGTGGACGTGTTGGACAAACCGAGCGCGCGACGGTTGCTGTCTTCTTTTGACCTGGTTATTAATACTACTTCGCTCGGAATGAATGAAGCAGATGCGCTGCCGATGGACATCGAGGACATGAAAAGGGATGTTTATCTGAGTGATTTGATTTATAATCCTTTGCAAACCCGTTGGCTGGAAATCGGGCAACCTAAAGCAAAAGCGATTCAAAACGGCCTTTCCATGTTTATTGAGCAAGCTGCGCTTGCCTATGAAATTTGGACAGAAAAGCGTGCGGACCGTGTGTTTATGTCCCGAATGATCCGCGAGGAGATGGAGCAAAATGAAACTAAACAATAA
- a CDS encoding RsfS/YbeB/iojap family protein, translating into MVLRQTSAGDRGRYQNEAQKADIPVKRMEGYANGKWVLLDLDDVVIHIFHEDDRHITTLKNYGEKPLSSLSTTCLRSGDG; encoded by the coding sequence ATGGTTCTTCGTCAAACAAGTGCAGGCGATCGCGGAAGATATCAAAACGAAGCCCAGAAAGCAGACATTCCCGTGAAGCGAATGGAAGGATATGCCAACGGCAAGTGGGTGCTGCTTGATCTTGACGATGTCGTGATTCATATATTCCATGAAGATGACCGTCATATTACAACCTTGAAAAATTATGGGGAGAAGCCCCTGTCGTCTCTCTCGACCACGTGCTTACGTAGTGGTGATGGATAA
- a CDS encoding RsfS/YbeB/iojap family protein: MTDHILETAVKAADDKHAQNIVALTCRGYPFSLIIFYLPWFFVKQVQAIAEDIKTKPRKQTFP; the protein is encoded by the coding sequence ATGACAGATCATATCCTGGAGACAGCGGTTAAGGCAGCAGATGATAAACATGCCCAAAATATAGTAGCCTTGACATGCAGGGGATATCCATTCTCGCTGATTATTTTTTATCTGCCATGGTTCTTCGTCAAACAAGTGCAGGCGATCGCGGAAGATATCAAAACGAAGCCCAGAAAGCAGACATTCCCGTGA